One window from the genome of Synechococcus sp. PROS-7-1 encodes:
- a CDS encoding EF-hand domain-containing protein: MDLPLPSLKIGAFGLLITPLAVLPVWAESRPVHSYGQRMEALFIRRDVNGDGRLETGEVKGDPYLERRLQRRDSRGFLLLEDLRPSTPHPSGRRLQQRFRQADRNGDGQLDRSECRSLPWLNRNFTSFDLDANGGLTLEELWIVQRSLAPRSPAP; the protein is encoded by the coding sequence ATGGACTTACCGCTGCCATCACTGAAGATCGGGGCGTTTGGGCTTCTGATCACTCCACTCGCGGTTCTTCCGGTCTGGGCTGAATCCAGGCCCGTTCACTCCTATGGGCAACGGATGGAGGCGTTGTTTATTCGTAGGGATGTGAATGGCGACGGGCGCTTGGAGACTGGTGAAGTGAAGGGTGATCCTTACCTCGAACGCAGATTGCAACGGCGCGATTCTCGGGGCTTCCTTTTGTTGGAAGATCTCAGACCATCAACGCCCCATCCCAGTGGCAGGCGTCTACAGCAACGCTTCCGTCAGGCCGATCGCAACGGCGATGGTCAGTTGGATCGATCGGAATGTCGTTCTTTGCCCTGGCTAAACCGCAACTTCACCAGCTTCGATCTTGATGCGAATGGTGGATTGACACTTGAGGAGCTTTGGATTGTTCAGCGTTCGCTGGCCCCTCGATCACCTGCTCCCTGA
- a CDS encoding response regulator, which yields MIWVVDDDPELRQMVGTYLIDQGYDVRSLSDVKQLEARLEFQRPDLIVLDLMMPGDDGLTALRRLRDAGDDLPVVMLTARGEGVDRIIGLEQGADDYLAKPFLPRELSARIEAVLRRRSSLPAGTPLAEGGDVVFGDNVLDLAARTLTREGKPVVITSGEFSLLASFVQHPHRPLSRERLIELARGPGCDTDSRSMDVQVSRVRKLVEPDPTRPRYLQTVWGYGYVFVPDGQPRSR from the coding sequence ATGATCTGGGTGGTCGACGATGATCCTGAGCTGCGCCAGATGGTGGGCACTTACCTCATCGACCAGGGCTATGACGTGCGCAGCCTCAGTGACGTCAAACAACTCGAGGCAAGACTCGAGTTCCAGCGGCCAGATTTGATCGTTCTCGATTTGATGATGCCAGGAGACGACGGTCTCACAGCCCTCCGCCGTCTCCGCGACGCTGGAGACGATCTGCCAGTGGTCATGCTGACTGCCCGCGGCGAGGGCGTCGACCGCATCATCGGCCTCGAACAGGGTGCTGATGACTATCTCGCCAAACCGTTTCTGCCGAGAGAACTCTCCGCACGGATCGAAGCTGTTCTTCGGCGCCGGAGTTCCCTCCCTGCGGGAACTCCTCTCGCGGAAGGTGGCGATGTGGTGTTCGGAGACAACGTGCTCGATCTGGCCGCAAGGACGCTGACCCGCGAGGGGAAACCAGTGGTGATCACCAGTGGTGAATTCAGTCTGCTGGCATCCTTCGTTCAACACCCACACCGTCCGCTATCGAGAGAACGGCTCATTGAGCTAGCGCGCGGGCCTGGTTGTGACACAGACAGCCGCAGCATGGACGTGCAGGTCTCTCGGGTACGCAAACTGGTGGAACCTGACCCCACACGTCCCCGCTACCTGCAGACCGTCTGGGGCTATGGGTACGTGTTTGTTCCCGACGGTCAACCCCGCTCTCGCTAA
- a CDS encoding ATP-binding protein, which produces MPSPSWQKRISSLLGWGSLALGSSAFCLLVFQALFGRQLEQLQTIQLGRDLALNVRLTELALERYPPHLVAELTGLDLVVTVRPKPSTLDPSAGFKRQAEALQQQLCQRLSHCPMVYPHRAAGEERSIWIELISPLEPIWLKVNVPSMMRWPPEPTLLGLSLVGAGIICGGLFLLVEVEAPLRSLEKALARVGEGGGPDAVPARGAPEVQRLTERFNAMVQRLATSRQERATMLAGIAHDLRAPITRLQFRLSMPQLTAEDRERCAGDLQSLERITGQFLLFAGGGDGEASVEVPLEQLLAEVASSHPADQLHLDLTPLSMAVKPVALGRAVANLIDNAFSYGTAPVVLRLRDMDSRCSIEIWDQGEGMPASEWEQALQPFHRLDSSRGQQGHCGLGLAIVSHVATLHGGRLECLQGDLCSEKQPPGRFAIRLSLPLPTDRQVSEHPQS; this is translated from the coding sequence ATGCCATCTCCGTCCTGGCAGAAGCGCATCAGCTCACTGCTGGGATGGGGAAGCCTGGCCCTCGGCAGTTCAGCCTTCTGTCTGCTGGTCTTCCAAGCCCTGTTCGGACGTCAGCTGGAGCAGCTTCAGACCATTCAGCTCGGTCGCGACTTGGCCCTCAACGTCAGGCTCACAGAACTGGCCTTGGAGCGATATCCACCCCATCTGGTGGCAGAACTGACCGGATTGGATCTTGTGGTCACCGTGAGGCCCAAACCATCAACCTTGGATCCATCGGCAGGCTTCAAACGTCAGGCTGAAGCATTGCAACAACAACTTTGTCAAAGGCTGTCCCACTGCCCGATGGTCTACCCCCACCGCGCAGCTGGGGAAGAACGCAGCATTTGGATTGAGCTGATTTCCCCCCTGGAGCCCATCTGGTTGAAGGTGAATGTGCCTTCGATGATGCGCTGGCCCCCAGAGCCGACTCTTCTAGGACTGTCACTGGTTGGAGCAGGCATCATCTGCGGCGGGTTGTTCCTGCTCGTGGAGGTCGAGGCGCCGCTGAGAAGTCTGGAGAAAGCCCTTGCCAGGGTGGGGGAAGGAGGTGGGCCGGATGCTGTACCGGCTCGAGGTGCGCCGGAAGTGCAACGGCTCACGGAGCGCTTCAATGCGATGGTGCAGCGCCTAGCCACCAGCCGCCAAGAACGGGCCACCATGCTGGCTGGTATTGCCCATGATCTAAGGGCACCGATCACGCGGCTTCAGTTCCGGCTCTCCATGCCTCAGCTCACGGCGGAAGACCGAGAGCGCTGTGCTGGAGATCTTCAGTCCCTCGAGCGGATCACGGGGCAGTTTCTGCTGTTTGCAGGAGGCGGTGACGGTGAAGCCTCAGTCGAGGTTCCTCTCGAGCAGCTGCTGGCAGAAGTGGCCAGCAGTCATCCAGCTGATCAACTCCATCTGGATCTCACGCCTCTCTCCATGGCCGTGAAACCGGTGGCTCTCGGCAGGGCGGTTGCCAATCTCATCGACAATGCGTTCTCTTACGGAACAGCCCCTGTGGTTTTGCGCCTGCGTGACATGGACTCACGCTGCAGCATCGAAATCTGGGACCAAGGTGAAGGCATGCCAGCCAGCGAATGGGAGCAAGCGCTTCAGCCCTTTCATCGCCTCGATTCTTCCCGTGGTCAACAAGGCCACTGCGGTCTCGGGCTCGCGATTGTCTCCCACGTGGCGACTCTTCACGGCGGACGTCTGGAGTGTCTGCAGGGAGATCTCTGTTCCGAAAAGCAGCCACCAGGACGCTTCGCCATTCGCCTCAGCCTCCCCTTGCCTACCGATCGCCAAGTCTCAGAACACCCACAAAGCTGA